One segment of Sinorhizobium sp. BG8 DNA contains the following:
- a CDS encoding L-2-amino-thiazoline-4-carboxylic acid hydrolase, with product MDKRSLELPVLLKRRVQAQVIGPIHAEMVAALGKEKADAILDSAIRKAAIAEGRSFAASAPGGETSMAHFIKLYDLWTVDDALEIEVLEATEDTFDFDVTRCRYAEAYHEMGLGHIGHLMSCNRDGTFCQGYDPSIALERKETIMAGSPRCTFRYRYKNPAGPEDTKES from the coding sequence ATGGACAAGCGATCTCTGGAGCTTCCGGTACTCCTGAAGCGGAGGGTGCAGGCTCAGGTGATCGGGCCGATCCACGCGGAGATGGTCGCCGCCCTCGGCAAGGAGAAGGCCGACGCCATCCTGGATTCCGCCATCCGCAAGGCTGCCATCGCGGAGGGACGATCCTTTGCCGCAAGTGCGCCGGGCGGCGAAACGTCGATGGCGCACTTCATCAAGCTATACGATCTGTGGACGGTAGACGATGCGCTGGAGATCGAGGTGCTGGAGGCGACGGAGGACACCTTCGACTTCGACGTTACGCGATGTCGTTATGCCGAGGCCTATCATGAGATGGGCCTCGGCCATATCGGCCATCTGATGTCATGCAACCGCGACGGCACCTTTTGCCAGGGCTACGATCCGAGCATTGCGCTGGAGCGCAAGGAGACGATCATGGCGGGCTCTCCGCGCTGCACCTTCCGCTACCGCTACAAAAACCCCGCAGGACCGGAGGACACGAAGGAGAGCTGA
- the greA gene encoding transcription elongation factor GreA yields MSVAFTKEESSETASETLLPDRAISRHPNLVTEAGLRALEVQLQQAREAYDATNAIEDVNERRRQAASPMRDLRYFAERVRTAQLVPDPTSTDTVAFGNTVTFSRDDGRVQKYRIVGEDEADPKAGSISFVSPVARILIGKSVGDVAGIGDQELEIIAIS; encoded by the coding sequence TTGAGCGTTGCCTTCACCAAGGAAGAGAGTTCCGAAACGGCCTCGGAAACCCTGCTGCCTGACCGCGCAATTTCGCGTCACCCGAACCTTGTCACGGAAGCGGGATTGAGGGCGCTGGAGGTGCAACTCCAGCAGGCCCGCGAAGCCTACGATGCGACGAACGCGATCGAGGACGTGAATGAACGGCGGCGGCAGGCGGCAAGCCCGATGCGGGATCTGCGTTATTTTGCGGAACGGGTTCGCACGGCTCAGCTTGTCCCTGACCCGACTTCCACTGATACCGTTGCCTTTGGGAACACGGTGACCTTCAGCCGCGACGATGGGCGCGTGCAGAAGTATCGCATCGTCGGAGAGGACGAAGCTGACCCCAAGGCCGGATCAATTTCCTTTGTTTCCCCGGTCGCAAGAATCCTCATTGGCAAATCTGTCGGGGATGTAGCCGGCATTGGTGATCAGGAGCTCGAGATCATTGCCATCTCGTAG
- a CDS encoding secondary thiamine-phosphate synthase enzyme YjbQ, which produces MPQSLITVATRGQGLYEFTTEARAFVSGAGAGEGLLTVFVRHTSCSLLIQENADPDVRRDLDQFFRRLVPPADDPSMRWVVHTLEGPDDMPAHIKAALTQVSIGIPVIGGKLALGTWQGLYLFEHRDRPHRREVVLHLGA; this is translated from the coding sequence ATGCCGCAAAGCCTGATCACCGTCGCGACGCGCGGACAGGGTCTCTACGAATTCACGACGGAGGCACGCGCCTTCGTTTCGGGGGCGGGCGCGGGCGAGGGCCTCCTGACAGTCTTCGTGCGCCACACCTCCTGCTCGCTCCTCATCCAGGAAAATGCGGATCCGGATGTTCGGCGGGACCTCGACCAGTTCTTCCGCCGCCTCGTTCCGCCCGCTGACGATCCCTCCATGCGCTGGGTCGTCCACACCCTGGAGGGGCCGGACGACATGCCCGCCCATATCAAGGCGGCGCTGACCCAGGTGTCGATCGGCATACCGGTCATCGGCGGTAAGCTTGCCCTCGGTACCTGGCAGGGTCTCTACCTGTTCGAACACCGCGACCGGCCGCACCGGCGCGAAGTCGTGCTGCATCTCGGCGCATGA
- a CDS encoding DUF1254 domain-containing protein, producing the protein MDITKRNFTKSLVLAAGCAGLGPLRINAAEVSEAEARAIAKEAYIYGFPMIDSYRIQHAYFVDTKNPEYKGPWNHLANIARVYTPADTAVQTPNSDTPYSMLGLDLRAEPIVLTVPPIEKDRYFSIQLIDAYTFNFDYIGSRATGNDGGSFLIAGPQWKGETPSGVKKVMRSETELALAVYRTQLFNPDDLDNVKKIQDHYKAEPLSKFLGQPTPQAAPSINFIEPLTAADEKTSLDFFSILNFILQFCPTDPSETELMARFSKIGIGAGKAFDPGKLSPELKNAIELGRADAWADLDALRKRVDTGEVTSGDMFGTRSYLKNNYLYRMGAAVLGIYGNSKQEAMYPVYAIDSEGNKLDGANKYTVRFAPGQLPPVNAFWSLTMYDLPQSLLVANPINRYLLNSPMLPQFVKDGDGGLTFYVQNQSPGKGKEPNWLPAPEGPFVIAMRLYWPKPEALDGKWKQPPLTKTE; encoded by the coding sequence ATGGACATAACGAAGCGGAACTTCACCAAGAGTCTGGTTCTGGCGGCAGGTTGTGCCGGACTTGGTCCCCTCCGAATCAACGCTGCGGAAGTCAGCGAAGCCGAGGCACGCGCCATCGCCAAGGAGGCCTACATCTACGGCTTCCCGATGATTGACAGCTATCGCATTCAGCATGCCTACTTCGTCGATACCAAGAACCCTGAATACAAGGGCCCGTGGAACCATCTGGCCAATATTGCGCGCGTCTACACGCCCGCCGATACCGCTGTTCAGACGCCAAACTCGGACACGCCATATTCGATGCTCGGCCTGGACCTTCGCGCCGAACCAATTGTTCTGACGGTGCCGCCGATCGAGAAGGATCGGTATTTCAGCATTCAGTTGATCGACGCGTACACCTTCAACTTCGATTACATCGGAAGTCGCGCGACCGGGAACGATGGTGGCAGTTTCCTCATCGCGGGGCCGCAGTGGAAGGGCGAGACGCCGAGCGGCGTGAAGAAGGTGATGCGGTCGGAGACCGAGCTGGCGCTCGCAGTCTACCGCACGCAGCTCTTCAATCCCGACGACCTCGACAACGTGAAGAAGATCCAGGACCACTACAAGGCGGAGCCACTATCGAAGTTCCTAGGACAGCCCACGCCACAAGCCGCCCCTTCGATCAATTTCATCGAGCCGTTGACCGCTGCGGATGAAAAGACTTCGCTCGATTTTTTCAGCATTCTCAATTTCATCCTGCAGTTCTGCCCGACCGATCCGTCCGAAACCGAACTGATGGCGCGCTTTTCCAAGATCGGTATCGGAGCAGGCAAGGCCTTTGACCCGGGCAAGCTCTCACCCGAACTGAAAAATGCCATAGAACTGGGAAGGGCCGACGCGTGGGCCGATCTCGACGCCTTGCGAAAACGTGTCGATACGGGCGAAGTGACGTCCGGCGACATGTTTGGCACGCGCTCCTACCTGAAGAACAATTACCTCTACCGCATGGGAGCCGCCGTGCTCGGCATCTACGGAAACTCCAAGCAGGAGGCGATGTATCCCGTCTATGCCATTGATTCCGAAGGCAACAAGCTCGACGGCGCCAACAAGTATACGGTCCGCTTCGCGCCCGGCCAGTTGCCCCCGGTCAACGCCTTCTGGTCGCTGACGATGTATGACTTGCCTCAAAGCCTGCTCGTCGCGAACCCCATCAACCGCTACCTGCTGAATTCACCGATGTTGCCGCAGTTTGTGAAGGATGGCGATGGAGGGCTGACGTTCTATGTTCAGAACCAATCCCCCGGCAAGGGCAAGGAGCCCAATTGGCTGCCTGCCCCGGAGGGGCCGTTCGTGATTGCGATGCGTCTCTACTGGCCGAAACCAGAAGCCCTCGATGGCAAGTGGAAGCAGCCGCCGTTGACGAAGACGGAGTGA
- a CDS encoding adenylate/guanylate cyclase domain-containing protein, with protein sequence MERRLAAVLIADVVGYSSLSRIDEEGTRVRFQSDLKNLFNPKIAEHHGRLVKTMGDGLLVEFHSVVDALRCAVEIQQEKAAKSGEVPPDLRVHFRIGINLGDVIVEDDDIHGDGVNIADRMQTQALPGGIAMSGTAYDQVKHNIPVGYISLGEQKVKGIAEPVRVYRVVLDPAAAGKTVSVRRGLRDPRLAAAATLLAVVLAGAAMWWQPWTLLKAPTSVERVAYPLPDKPSVAVLPFINVSGDTEHDHLAEGLTDDLITELSKVSGLFVIARHSVFAVRNSTATVQEVASELGVHYVLEGTLQRAGARLRINVKLIDAMTGLSLWAERYDRQYADIFAVQDDVINKIISALEVKLSKGERDQLARIPTESLEAYDYFMRAEQEGTAFSDVDTARRTLSYYQRAIDLDPRFADAHAGIARVAVDVWRNDYNYLWSAAVARKIAYDAAGQALKLDPNNARALAVLALLQLVDGRIKEALESANRAVDAQPSDAEAHANLALILGHAGNHSEAIVAIESALRLDPSPRPSFQLLAGIVYYTAHDSARSIPLLTAALDSLPNAEPAREYLAAAYAEQGDMAKAQEQAKKLLELFPDSNLTYYRYLYDYWRMDDLDYHLKALEAAGIPQWPFDFHGADADRVSGAELAGIVNNKTWTGKHRNGTEFIQFFDNAGNTAYRSANTSITGTVEVSDDRLCEKFNGYFLDRLFCGYVFRNRDRTSHDEEFVHVSPQAVKYFTVREATQ encoded by the coding sequence ATGGAGCGCCGTCTCGCAGCCGTTCTGATTGCCGATGTCGTCGGCTACAGCAGCCTGAGCCGGATTGACGAAGAGGGAACGCGAGTCCGCTTTCAATCCGACCTCAAAAATCTGTTCAATCCGAAGATTGCCGAGCATCACGGGCGGCTAGTCAAGACCATGGGCGATGGACTGCTGGTCGAATTCCACAGCGTGGTCGATGCGTTGCGCTGTGCCGTGGAAATTCAGCAGGAGAAGGCGGCCAAATCCGGAGAAGTGCCCCCCGACCTCAGGGTCCACTTCCGCATCGGCATCAATCTGGGCGATGTGATCGTCGAGGACGACGACATCCACGGAGATGGCGTCAACATCGCCGACAGGATGCAGACGCAGGCGCTGCCCGGCGGCATCGCAATGTCCGGAACCGCCTACGACCAGGTGAAACACAACATTCCGGTCGGCTACATCTCGCTCGGGGAGCAGAAGGTCAAGGGCATCGCCGAACCGGTCCGCGTCTACCGGGTCGTGCTCGATCCGGCGGCGGCCGGCAAGACGGTCAGCGTCCGGCGGGGCCTGCGCGATCCACGCCTCGCGGCAGCGGCTACGCTCCTTGCTGTCGTTCTGGCGGGAGCTGCCATGTGGTGGCAGCCCTGGACGCTGCTCAAGGCGCCGACATCCGTCGAGCGTGTCGCTTATCCCCTACCCGACAAGCCTTCGGTGGCCGTACTGCCCTTCATCAACGTCAGCGGAGACACCGAGCACGACCATCTCGCCGAGGGCCTGACGGATGATCTCATCACCGAGCTTTCCAAGGTGTCCGGCCTTTTCGTAATCGCCCGCCACTCGGTGTTTGCGGTGCGAAACTCGACTGCCACGGTGCAGGAGGTCGCTTCCGAGCTCGGCGTCCACTACGTTCTCGAAGGCACCCTGCAGCGCGCGGGCGCGAGGCTTCGGATAAACGTCAAGCTGATCGACGCCATGACGGGGCTCTCCCTCTGGGCCGAGCGCTACGACAGGCAATACGCGGATATATTTGCGGTCCAGGATGACGTCATCAACAAGATCATATCGGCGCTCGAGGTGAAGCTCAGCAAGGGAGAGCGCGATCAGCTCGCACGCATCCCGACGGAGAGCCTCGAGGCCTACGACTACTTCATGCGCGCGGAACAGGAAGGCACCGCGTTCAGCGACGTCGATACCGCGAGGCGCACGCTCTCCTATTACCAGCGGGCGATCGATCTCGACCCGCGGTTTGCGGACGCCCACGCCGGTATCGCGCGCGTTGCCGTCGACGTCTGGCGCAACGACTACAACTACCTCTGGTCGGCCGCCGTTGCGCGAAAGATCGCCTACGACGCGGCCGGACAGGCGCTCAAGCTCGATCCCAACAATGCCAGGGCCCTTGCCGTTCTGGCGCTCCTCCAGCTCGTCGACGGCCGGATCAAGGAGGCGCTGGAATCCGCCAATCGCGCGGTCGATGCGCAGCCGAGCGACGCCGAAGCCCATGCCAACCTCGCCCTCATCCTCGGTCATGCGGGCAACCACAGCGAGGCGATCGTGGCGATAGAGAGTGCGCTCCGGCTCGATCCGTCACCGCGTCCGAGCTTCCAGCTGCTTGCCGGGATTGTGTACTATACCGCCCACGACAGCGCCCGCTCGATCCCGCTCCTCACCGCAGCGCTCGACTCCCTGCCGAATGCCGAGCCCGCCCGCGAATACCTGGCCGCCGCCTACGCCGAACAGGGCGACATGGCAAAGGCACAGGAACAGGCCAAGAAGCTCCTGGAGCTCTTTCCCGACAGCAATCTCACCTATTACCGCTATCTCTACGACTACTGGCGCATGGACGATCTGGACTACCACCTGAAGGCTCTGGAGGCCGCCGGCATCCCCCAATGGCCATTCGACTTTCATGGCGCCGATGCTGACCGTGTTTCCGGAGCGGAACTGGCGGGCATCGTCAACAACAAGACATGGACCGGCAAGCACAGGAACGGCACGGAATTCATCCAGTTCTTCGACAATGCCGGCAACACCGCCTACCGCAGCGCCAACACCAGCATAACCGGCACCGTGGAAGTCAGCGACGACCGGCTCTGCGAAAAATTCAACGGCTATTTCCTCGACAGGCTGTTCTGCGGCTATGTCTTCCGAAACCGCGACAGGACCAGCCACGACGAGGAATTCGTGCACGTGTCGCCGCAGGCGGTGAAATACTTTACAGTGCGCGAGGCGACGCAGTGA
- a CDS encoding ankyrin repeat domain-containing protein has product MGVSAAFAGPLHDAARDGDVARAKQLLDQGRSIAEPDEAGEPPLLIAALAGHPDVVLLFLDRGADIEIRNKGGLTALHAAAYGGNLEVVELLVSKGAAVNDTANFYHMSPLHAAAEEGHADVVAFLLTNKAEVDVKERNGYTPLTQAGWRSHWEAAELLLKAGAVCQKADLVGEWLYGECTKRK; this is encoded by the coding sequence ATGGGAGTATCGGCCGCTTTTGCAGGTCCCCTGCATGATGCTGCGAGGGACGGGGACGTTGCTCGCGCGAAACAGCTGCTCGACCAGGGCAGGAGCATCGCCGAACCCGACGAGGCCGGGGAACCTCCGCTGCTGATAGCCGCACTCGCCGGCCATCCTGATGTCGTCCTGCTCTTCCTGGATCGCGGTGCCGATATCGAGATCCGCAACAAGGGCGGGCTTACGGCGCTTCATGCGGCCGCTTACGGCGGCAATCTCGAAGTCGTCGAGCTTCTGGTTTCCAAAGGGGCGGCCGTCAACGACACGGCCAACTTCTATCATATGTCTCCGCTGCATGCGGCAGCGGAAGAAGGCCACGCGGACGTGGTCGCATTCCTGCTGACAAACAAGGCGGAAGTCGATGTGAAGGAAAGGAACGGCTATACACCGCTCACGCAGGCGGGGTGGCGTTCGCATTGGGAGGCGGCGGAACTTCTATTGAAGGCGGGTGCCGTCTGCCAGAAAGCGGATCTGGTCGGTGAATGGCTCTATGGCGAATGCACGAAGCGAAAGTGA
- a CDS encoding adenylate/guanylate cyclase domain-containing protein, with protein MERKLAVILAGDVAGYSRLVADNEEEALSTLAIYGATIGDLITEHGGRIFGSSGDSVVAEFHSAVHGVRAAVAIQRALQRHNADLAPDRRMEFRLGLNLGDVVVEGDNLLGDGVNVAARLQEVALPTGICISGSVHEQIEGKLGFPMIRLGDRNLKNIPRPVPVYRVEWRNETPVEVEETGGLLALPDKPSIAVLPFINMSGDPEQEYFADGLTEDIITALSLYRWFFVIARNSSFSYKGRAVDVKQIGRELGVRYIIEGSVRRAGSRLRVTGQLIEAETGVHLWAQRYDRELTDIFAIQDELTQNVVGAIEPEIQIGESRRASLRATDNLDAYECHMRGTWLHNAQDSAEHFAMAIKWHRRAIELDPKFGRAYMMLARSLYARSFHGYSDDVARDCAELCAAAERAISLDERDPYSHYVMCLAHFAAKRAPAALAAAQRAIDLNPNLALAHMALGWARIFTGHFAEVLDPLNMALRLSPHDPLTYLFLNRVSLAHYHLGNYEEAIHYSQRALSLRPAYSNLVVLLASLGQLGRKEEARKMISEFAVSPPPDMAGYWDIFMAYVDPEHHRNFLEGLEKAGVSVGS; from the coding sequence TTGGAACGGAAGCTCGCAGTCATTCTGGCCGGCGATGTCGCAGGCTACAGTCGCCTTGTTGCTGACAACGAGGAGGAGGCTCTTTCGACGCTCGCGATCTACGGTGCGACGATCGGCGACCTGATCACCGAGCATGGAGGCAGGATCTTCGGCTCTTCTGGCGACAGCGTGGTGGCGGAGTTCCACAGTGCGGTTCACGGCGTGCGTGCCGCCGTTGCGATCCAACGGGCGCTGCAGCGCCACAATGCCGACCTCGCCCCGGACCGGAGGATGGAATTTCGCCTCGGACTCAATCTCGGCGACGTTGTGGTGGAGGGCGACAACCTGCTCGGCGACGGTGTCAACGTCGCGGCGCGTCTGCAGGAAGTGGCGCTGCCGACCGGCATCTGCATCTCCGGCTCCGTCCACGAACAGATCGAGGGCAAGCTTGGCTTCCCGATGATCCGCCTGGGCGATCGCAATCTCAAGAACATACCGCGCCCGGTACCGGTCTACCGGGTCGAATGGCGAAATGAAACGCCTGTCGAAGTCGAGGAGACGGGTGGCCTTCTCGCCTTGCCCGACAAGCCTTCGATCGCAGTGCTGCCGTTCATCAACATGTCCGGGGACCCCGAGCAGGAGTATTTCGCCGACGGTTTGACGGAAGACATCATAACGGCGCTTTCCCTCTACCGCTGGTTCTTTGTAATCGCTCGCAATTCGTCCTTCTCCTACAAGGGGCGCGCGGTGGACGTGAAGCAGATCGGCCGCGAACTTGGCGTGCGCTACATCATCGAGGGCAGCGTTCGCAGGGCCGGCTCGCGCCTTCGCGTCACCGGCCAGCTGATCGAGGCGGAGACGGGGGTCCATCTTTGGGCGCAGCGGTACGACCGGGAGCTCACCGACATTTTTGCCATCCAGGACGAGTTGACGCAGAACGTGGTCGGCGCCATCGAGCCGGAGATACAGATCGGAGAGAGCCGCCGGGCGTCGCTCAGGGCGACCGACAATCTGGATGCCTATGAATGTCACATGCGAGGGACCTGGCTTCACAATGCCCAGGACAGCGCGGAGCACTTCGCCATGGCGATCAAGTGGCATCGCCGCGCAATCGAGCTCGATCCCAAATTCGGACGGGCCTACATGATGCTTGCCCGCTCTCTCTATGCCCGGTCCTTCCACGGCTACAGCGACGACGTCGCGCGAGATTGCGCCGAGCTCTGCGCTGCCGCCGAGCGTGCCATATCCTTGGACGAGAGGGATCCCTATTCGCACTATGTCATGTGCCTTGCCCATTTCGCCGCCAAGCGGGCGCCGGCGGCGCTGGCGGCCGCACAGCGCGCGATCGATCTCAACCCGAACCTCGCGCTTGCCCACATGGCGCTCGGCTGGGCGCGGATCTTCACCGGACATTTCGCCGAAGTGCTCGATCCGCTGAACATGGCATTGAGGCTCAGTCCACACGATCCGCTGACCTACCTGTTCCTCAACCGCGTCTCGCTCGCGCACTATCATCTCGGCAACTACGAGGAAGCGATTCACTATTCGCAGCGCGCGCTTTCGCTACGCCCGGCCTACTCCAACCTGGTGGTTCTTCTCGCAAGCCTCGGCCAGCTTGGTCGCAAGGAGGAGGCCCGCAAGATGATTTCGGAGTTCGCCGTCAGCCCGCCGCCGGACATGGCGGGCTACTGGGACATATTCATGGCCTATGTCGACCCCGAGCATCATCGCAACTTTCTCGAAGGCCTCGAGAAAGCCGGTGTCTCCGTCGGATCCTGA
- a CDS encoding ester cyclase, with the protein MAEQNIMVERLVEALNSRDFAAVADMCDEDVAVSGIGEGADNGREALRERLARHFQLFDETYGDALVMTAEGGSPISVRLTARGRYGGGAPGLSAAAGQSYSVEKLMLIELAEGRIARLALFSDTGELARQLSK; encoded by the coding sequence ATGGCGGAGCAGAACATCATGGTCGAACGCCTGGTAGAGGCGCTGAACAGCCGCGACTTTGCGGCAGTCGCCGACATGTGCGACGAGGACGTGGCCGTGTCGGGCATAGGCGAGGGCGCAGACAATGGCCGCGAGGCGTTGCGCGAAAGGCTGGCGCGGCATTTCCAGCTGTTCGACGAGACCTATGGGGATGCTCTCGTCATGACGGCCGAAGGCGGCAGCCCGATTTCGGTTCGCCTGACGGCACGCGGCCGGTATGGCGGCGGAGCGCCCGGTCTCTCTGCCGCTGCCGGCCAGAGCTATTCCGTCGAGAAGCTGATGCTGATCGAGCTTGCCGAGGGCCGCATCGCCCGGCTGGCGCTCTTTTCGGATACGGGGGAACTTGCGCGGCAGCTTTCAAAGTGA
- a CDS encoding YHS domain-containing (seleno)protein produces the protein MSRYRLKHIMQVAAAVAAVALLLASTESAAADNMVNTGYFGDVAIKGYDPVAYFTQNEAVEGSPKFNYHWLGANWHFASAEHRDLFIKDPAKYAPQYGGYCADGVSYGTVTTNIDPKAWRIIEGKLYINYDPGAADGFEKIPAKVVDSKKHWNEVQQTLVTEKLDKDWQHSAP, from the coding sequence ATGTCTCGTTACAGATTGAAGCACATCATGCAGGTGGCTGCGGCGGTTGCTGCGGTCGCGCTGCTGCTTGCCTCCACGGAGAGCGCAGCGGCAGACAATATGGTCAACACCGGCTACTTCGGCGATGTAGCGATCAAGGGCTACGATCCGGTTGCCTACTTCACGCAGAACGAGGCCGTGGAGGGGTCACCCAAGTTCAACTACCACTGGCTGGGTGCGAACTGGCATTTCGCCAGCGCCGAACATCGCGACCTCTTCATAAAGGATCCCGCCAAGTACGCGCCGCAGTATGGCGGGTACTGCGCCGACGGCGTTTCCTACGGAACGGTGACCACCAACATCGATCCCAAGGCCTGGCGCATCATCGAGGGCAAGCTCTACATCAACTATGATCCAGGGGCAGCCGACGGGTTTGAAAAGATCCCTGCCAAGGTGGTCGACTCGAAGAAGCACTGGAACGAGGTCCAACAGACGCTCGTGACTGAAAAGCTGGACAAGGACTGGCAGCACAGCGCCCCTTGA
- a CDS encoding DUF1428 family protein → MPYVDGFVVPVPKENIEAYKAMATVAGAVWKEYGALDYVECIGDDVPYGELTSFPRAVMASDDEVVVFSWITYESRARRDEILAKVMADPRLSPDKWEMPFDGKRMIYGGFELFMRL, encoded by the coding sequence ATGCCCTATGTGGATGGGTTTGTCGTTCCCGTGCCGAAAGAGAACATCGAAGCCTACAAGGCGATGGCCACCGTGGCCGGTGCCGTATGGAAGGAATATGGCGCACTCGATTATGTCGAATGCATCGGCGATGACGTGCCCTACGGAGAGCTGACTTCCTTCCCACGGGCAGTGATGGCCAGCGACGACGAAGTCGTGGTGTTCTCGTGGATCACCTACGAATCCCGCGCCAGACGCGACGAGATCCTCGCGAAGGTTATGGCGGATCCCCGCCTTTCGCCGGACAAATGGGAAATGCCTTTTGACGGCAAGCGCATGATCTATGGCGGTTTCGAACTTTTCATGCGCCTCTAG
- a CDS encoding acyltransferase, translated as MPDRSQIVALAKDVIAGFSLADDPQVLGFRQVYAEGSNRVFARDDSYQAVTVTFGTRSRGCTVYVCENFRGHASVRFDESNSVVYIGASCRLRKTVMRARSHNSYLLVGNGVTTTGRNTWACTAASDTSPNVLIIGDDCMFAAEVTVRTTDGHPVYDVRSGRIRNTPLAPVVIEPHVWIGKQVTILKSVRVGACSIVALRAVVTRDVPRGSLATGIPAQSKPLEGKVWARTPTMGDRRKAMHFYDRYCEGDQAITPDVGQKNGAAPRPHSVFGSHADTSRKTRNRIALFVAGIALAGLQLLTLGATFWNEAMVP; from the coding sequence GTGCCGGACAGATCGCAGATTGTTGCGCTTGCCAAGGACGTGATCGCCGGGTTCAGCCTGGCGGATGATCCCCAGGTGCTCGGTTTCAGGCAGGTCTACGCCGAGGGAAGCAACCGGGTCTTTGCCAGGGACGACAGCTACCAGGCGGTGACCGTTACCTTCGGGACGAGGTCCAGGGGGTGCACGGTGTACGTGTGCGAAAACTTCAGGGGCCATGCTTCCGTGCGCTTCGACGAGAGCAACTCGGTCGTCTACATCGGCGCGTCGTGCCGTTTGCGAAAGACCGTCATGCGGGCGAGAAGCCACAACTCCTACCTTCTCGTCGGCAACGGCGTCACGACGACGGGACGCAACACCTGGGCCTGTACGGCAGCGTCCGATACCTCCCCCAATGTCCTGATCATCGGCGACGATTGCATGTTCGCGGCAGAGGTTACCGTGAGGACGACGGATGGGCATCCGGTCTATGACGTCCGTTCCGGACGTATTCGCAATACGCCCCTGGCCCCGGTGGTCATCGAGCCGCACGTCTGGATCGGCAAGCAGGTCACCATCCTGAAGTCAGTACGAGTGGGCGCGTGCTCGATTGTTGCGCTGCGGGCCGTGGTCACCCGCGACGTGCCGCGAGGCTCCCTTGCGACAGGCATTCCCGCACAGTCGAAACCGCTCGAGGGCAAGGTCTGGGCACGAACGCCGACGATGGGGGACCGGAGGAAAGCGATGCACTTCTACGATCGCTATTGTGAAGGCGACCAGGCCATCACCCCTGACGTGGGCCAGAAGAATGGCGCTGCCCCCCGGCCCCACTCCGTCTTCGGATCGCATGCGGACACCTCGCGCAAAACGCGAAACCGTATCGCACTTTTCGTCGCGGGGATTGCACTCGCCGGTCTCCAGCTGCTGACGCTGGGAGCGACATTCTGGAACGAGGCGATGGTGCCCTGA